One genomic region from Bacillus sp. SLBN-46 encodes:
- a CDS encoding acetamidase/formamidase family protein — protein sequence MIHKLDLKSENLHGSFSKDYQPILTIDSGDTLQVKTPDIEWGYSSSKNEERVVFESAVNEEDRRHPMIGPIAIRGAKPRMVLEVKLNDVVPGWYGRNWAGGFKNWQNDSVGLSETARIQVDWELNATTMTGTAQIGGKAFHVGLQPFIGLMGVAPSEPGVHVTSPPRYCGGNIDCKELVKGSTLYLPIGVDGALFSIGDGHALQGDGEVSGTAIECPMDLVDVTLIVRDDLELTMPRAKTPTGWITFGFNEDLNVAAATALNDMIELVQEFYGIEKVEAMALASVAVDLRITQVVNGAKGVHAVLPHGSIR from the coding sequence ATGATACATAAACTAGACTTAAAATCTGAAAATCTACACGGATCATTCAGCAAGGATTACCAACCTATTTTAACAATTGATTCCGGTGACACCTTACAAGTAAAAACTCCTGATATTGAATGGGGATATTCTAGTTCTAAAAATGAAGAAAGAGTAGTTTTTGAATCAGCGGTTAATGAAGAAGATCGTAGACATCCGATGATTGGTCCAATCGCTATTCGTGGGGCAAAGCCTAGAATGGTGTTAGAGGTAAAATTGAATGATGTAGTGCCAGGCTGGTATGGGCGCAATTGGGCTGGCGGATTCAAGAATTGGCAGAACGATAGTGTTGGCTTATCTGAAACCGCAAGAATTCAGGTGGACTGGGAGTTAAATGCAACGACGATGACAGGGACCGCCCAAATTGGCGGGAAGGCCTTCCACGTAGGACTTCAACCATTTATTGGATTAATGGGAGTCGCTCCTAGTGAACCTGGGGTTCATGTCACCTCCCCTCCTCGTTATTGCGGCGGGAATATTGATTGCAAGGAATTAGTCAAAGGCAGCACCCTGTATTTGCCGATTGGCGTAGATGGTGCATTATTTTCGATTGGGGATGGACATGCCCTTCAGGGGGATGGTGAGGTTTCCGGGACAGCGATTGAGTGTCCGATGGACTTAGTGGATGTGACGTTGATTGTCAGAGATGATTTGGAGTTAACCATGCCTCGAGCCAAGACTCCTACAGGTTGGATTACCTTTGGTTTTAACGAAGATTTGAATGTGGCCGCTGCTACTGCCTTGAATGATATGATTGAGCTGGTCCAAGAGTTTTATGGTATAGAAAAGGTAGAGGCTATGGCCTTAGCTAGTGTCGCGGTTGACCTGAGAATAACTCAAGTGGTGAACGGTGCGAAAGGTGTGCACGCCGTTTTACCTCATGGTTCCATTAGATAA
- a CDS encoding phosphopantothenoylcysteine decarboxylase, giving the protein MVLKKKKILVTSGGTLEKWDQVRGHTNLAKGTIGCYIAEELIKKDAQVIFLHGYFSKIPKQNPNLMTIQFEGIEDLQEKLKNLLENEEIEVVIMTAAISDWIVNKIVDDKGNVLNNLGKIPSDQPPIIHFKKAPKVIVDIKNINKDVVLVGFKLEHSNDREYLIERALQRMEYWNADYVVANPSSSLNIDTSIHYIVSKNGDVVNTKNKKDTAVQLINTLMNHFNNEKLNRFCSTNGV; this is encoded by the coding sequence ATGGTATTAAAGAAAAAGAAAATACTAGTAACAAGTGGAGGAACATTAGAAAAATGGGACCAAGTTAGAGGGCATACAAACTTGGCAAAAGGTACAATTGGATGTTATATAGCAGAAGAACTTATAAAAAAAGATGCACAAGTAATTTTCTTACATGGTTATTTTTCAAAAATACCTAAACAAAACCCAAATCTAATGACAATCCAATTTGAAGGAATTGAAGATTTACAAGAAAAACTGAAAAATTTATTAGAAAATGAAGAGATTGAAGTTGTTATAATGACAGCAGCTATATCTGACTGGATAGTTAACAAAATAGTTGATGACAAGGGAAATGTATTAAATAATTTAGGTAAAATTCCTAGTGATCAGCCTCCGATTATCCATTTTAAAAAAGCTCCTAAAGTAATAGTAGATATCAAAAATATTAATAAAGATGTTGTGCTTGTTGGTTTTAAACTCGAACATTCAAACGATAGAGAGTATTTAATAGAAAGAGCCTTACAAAGAATGGAGTATTGGAATGCAGATTATGTTGTAGCAAATCCATCAAGTTCTTTAAACATAGATACTAGTATTCATTATATTGTTTCAAAAAATGGGGATGTGGTAAATACCAAAAATAAGAAAGATACAGCAGTTCAATTGATTAACACACTAATGAACCATTTTAATAATGAGAAATTAAATAGATTTTGCTCAACTAACGGGGTCTAG
- a CDS encoding nucleotidyltransferase domain-containing protein, whose protein sequence is MSFEQCESITSLMAGFNKTWGIAGGWAIDLFIGKETRDHKDIEIAVFRKNQQYLKDYLKEWEFKKVIKGEFHIWENEFLDLPVHEIHASNKLTGDKIEVLLNETKDNDWKFRRDLRISYPLTSVWTYSETGIPYLNPEIVLLYKVKNTREKDHQDFMIIKEYLDIEKKQWLRYAIELHEPEHKWLHYL, encoded by the coding sequence ATGTCGTTTGAACAATGCGAAAGTATTACCTCTTTAATGGCAGGATTTAATAAAACGTGGGGCATTGCTGGTGGATGGGCAATTGACCTATTTATTGGTAAAGAAACCAGGGATCACAAAGATATAGAGATTGCTGTATTCAGAAAAAACCAACAATATCTAAAAGATTATCTTAAAGAATGGGAGTTTAAAAAGGTTATTAAAGGTGAATTTCATATTTGGGAAAATGAGTTTTTAGATTTACCAGTTCACGAAATACACGCTTCGAATAAATTAACTGGAGATAAAATTGAAGTTCTTCTCAATGAAACAAAAGATAATGATTGGAAATTTAGAAGGGATTTAAGAATTTCCTACCCACTCACTTCGGTTTGGACTTATTCTGAAACAGGTATTCCTTATCTAAATCCAGAAATTGTCCTTTTATATAAGGTGAAAAATACAAGAGAAAAGGACCATCAAGACTTTATGATAATAAAGGAATATCTCGATATTGAGAAGAAACAATGGCTTAGATATGCGATAGAATTACACGAACCAGAACATAAATGGCTTCATTATTTATAA
- a CDS encoding GAF domain-containing protein — protein sequence MLKEQTRYSRLANITKLINTKLELRDVLEQVTTAISEEIVQCDAVGIYLPQEDGTFRGYVGKPEFINDWTLDMHVIDTKIDLLAKEVIETQRAIYIPDTSKDHRPDPSAVKAFKINSLLVLPISFEQELFGLVFLFDVGIPMNLTESEIQTVEAYVNMAAVAIRNALNLAEKEKLISEKQLLLDVTRDLSMCLSMEESLETCFRYLKRVLNNDHSGVHLIGSTDDGTLRQWEAGKRTEVSWKKTFETMGPCSDQVLETVMKTKNAILIPDAPADERLNQEVCRQFSIKGLFMIPLVSMSEVLGIIGVAHTGNNPLVYTESQLQLAQSIVDATASTFSSLLYMNKLENMVEAQNRELAIAYERNHNVLESIPDGFIALSKDWKFIHINKHQILPLNKTSEELLGKVIWEVFPAYVDTTMYKEFHKVMTNRLPVHFQIHSIYTDHWYEVVAYPYDDGICSLMKDITEKKRYEREFKRLSGLDLIGQMAAGISHEIRNPMTTVRGFLQILQKEEKFERYQQYLHIMIDELDRANNIISEFLSMSNTRSSDLQKLSLNTILHDMTPLIQVDAFNQNKYVEIDTKEIPELMLNRDETRQLIINLYRNGLEAMKEGKVLTIKTYMDEDYVVLAIHDQGEGIKPEVLEKLGTPFFTTKDKGTGLGLGVCYAIAARHQAKIDIQTGPEGTTIFVRYKE from the coding sequence ATGTTAAAGGAACAAACGAGGTATTCTCGACTTGCAAACATAACTAAATTAATTAATACCAAGCTAGAATTACGAGATGTATTGGAGCAAGTAACAACAGCCATCTCGGAGGAAATCGTTCAATGTGATGCGGTTGGTATTTATTTGCCACAAGAGGATGGAACCTTCAGAGGATATGTTGGTAAACCAGAATTCATCAACGACTGGACATTAGATATGCATGTAATCGACACGAAAATTGATTTACTAGCAAAGGAAGTCATAGAAACTCAAAGAGCCATCTACATACCCGATACCTCAAAGGATCATCGACCAGATCCTAGTGCGGTAAAAGCATTCAAAATTAACTCGTTGTTAGTGCTTCCTATTTCTTTTGAACAGGAGTTATTCGGTCTCGTTTTCCTGTTCGATGTGGGGATACCTATGAATTTAACAGAGTCAGAGATTCAAACCGTGGAGGCCTATGTAAATATGGCAGCCGTGGCCATTCGAAATGCGCTTAATCTAGCCGAAAAAGAAAAGCTGATTTCTGAAAAGCAACTATTGCTCGATGTCACGCGCGATCTATCTATGTGTTTATCCATGGAAGAAAGCTTGGAGACCTGTTTCCGCTACTTAAAAAGGGTTTTGAATAACGACCATAGCGGGGTCCACCTAATAGGTTCGACAGACGATGGAACATTAAGGCAATGGGAGGCAGGTAAAAGGACTGAGGTAAGCTGGAAAAAAACCTTCGAGACAATGGGGCCCTGTAGTGATCAAGTACTTGAGACTGTTATGAAAACAAAAAATGCTATCCTAATCCCTGATGCACCGGCCGATGAAAGACTAAACCAAGAGGTTTGCCGGCAGTTTTCCATAAAAGGACTGTTTATGATACCACTCGTATCAATGAGTGAGGTGCTAGGGATTATAGGTGTGGCACATACCGGAAATAATCCTCTAGTTTACACAGAATCACAACTCCAACTGGCTCAATCGATCGTAGATGCTACAGCTTCCACATTCTCAAGCCTTTTATATATGAATAAGCTCGAGAACATGGTCGAAGCACAGAATAGAGAACTAGCCATTGCTTATGAGAGAAATCATAATGTTTTAGAAAGTATTCCAGATGGATTCATTGCATTAAGCAAAGATTGGAAATTTATTCATATAAATAAACATCAAATACTACCCCTTAATAAAACATCAGAAGAGCTTTTAGGAAAGGTGATATGGGAGGTATTCCCTGCTTATGTGGATACGACCATGTATAAAGAGTTTCATAAGGTAATGACTAATCGACTACCTGTCCATTTCCAAATCCACTCCATATATACAGATCACTGGTATGAAGTAGTAGCCTATCCATATGATGATGGCATCTGTAGTTTGATGAAGGACATTACTGAGAAAAAGAGATACGAGAGGGAGTTTAAACGATTATCTGGGCTCGATTTAATTGGGCAAATGGCAGCGGGAATCAGTCACGAGATCCGAAATCCAATGACAACCGTCCGAGGCTTCTTGCAGATTTTACAAAAAGAAGAAAAATTTGAGCGTTATCAGCAGTATTTACATATCATGATTGATGAACTGGACCGAGCGAACAATATCATTTCAGAATTCCTGTCGATGAGTAATACCAGGTCGTCTGATTTACAGAAGTTAAGTCTAAATACGATCCTCCATGATATGACTCCATTAATCCAGGTGGATGCGTTCAATCAAAATAAATACGTGGAGATTGATACAAAGGAAATACCAGAATTAATGTTAAATCGGGATGAAACTCGGCAGCTAATTATTAATCTCTATCGTAATGGGTTGGAGGCAATGAAGGAAGGAAAGGTACTCACGATTAAAACCTATATGGACGAAGATTATGTTGTTTTGGCCATTCATGATCAAGGAGAAGGGATCAAGCCTGAAGTATTAGAAAAATTGGGTACACCGTTTTTCACGACTAAGGACAAGGGAACGGGTCTAGGATTAGGGGTTTGCTATGCTATCGCGGCCCGTCATCAGGCAAAGATCGATATTCAGACTGGACCAGAGGGGACTACAATTTTTGTTAGGTATAAGGAGTAA
- a CDS encoding low specificity L-threonine aldolase — translation MYSFKNDYSEGAHPRILNALLESNLVQANGYGEDQFTQQAIDLLKERLGRTDVDIHLLSGGTQTNLTAISAFLRPHEAAMAVSSGHILGHETGAIEATGHKIISIEGVEGKLTPTHVKAVLEGHPDEHMVKPKLVYISNSTEIGSIYTKKELEQLRDICHENNLILYMDGARLGSALCSDENDLKLSDLPELVDAFYIGGTKNGALIGEALVICRDSLKEDFRYHIKQKGALLAKGRLMGIQFLELFRDNLFFDLAMHANKLAGRLRDEISKADIPFLIHSPSNQIFPILPNAVIAELEKKYAFHLWEKVDEKHSAIRLVTSWATQEDQVEAFIEDFKKAVNR, via the coding sequence ATGTACAGCTTTAAGAACGACTACAGCGAAGGCGCACATCCTAGAATCTTGAACGCATTACTTGAATCCAACCTTGTCCAAGCAAATGGCTATGGGGAAGATCAATTCACCCAACAAGCGATAGATTTATTAAAGGAAAGATTGGGACGGACGGATGTGGATATCCACCTACTCTCAGGCGGGACACAAACAAATCTAACCGCTATTTCTGCCTTCTTAAGACCACACGAGGCGGCAATGGCCGTAAGTTCCGGACATATTTTAGGGCATGAAACGGGTGCTATTGAAGCAACTGGACATAAAATCATTTCAATTGAAGGCGTAGAAGGAAAACTGACTCCCACCCATGTGAAGGCTGTACTCGAAGGGCATCCAGACGAACACATGGTAAAACCGAAGCTGGTTTACATATCGAATTCTACTGAAATCGGGTCTATTTATACAAAAAAGGAACTGGAGCAGCTACGAGATATCTGTCATGAGAACAATCTCATTTTATATATGGATGGTGCAAGATTAGGGTCTGCGCTATGCTCTGATGAAAATGACTTGAAATTGAGTGATCTCCCTGAACTTGTTGATGCTTTTTATATTGGCGGAACAAAGAACGGAGCTCTTATAGGAGAGGCGCTAGTCATTTGCCGTGATTCTCTAAAAGAGGATTTCCGCTATCATATTAAGCAAAAAGGGGCACTTCTTGCTAAGGGAAGATTAATGGGTATTCAGTTCCTTGAGCTATTCCGGGATAATCTGTTTTTTGACTTAGCGATGCATGCAAATAAGCTGGCAGGTAGACTTAGAGACGAAATAAGCAAGGCAGATATTCCGTTTTTAATCCATTCTCCATCGAATCAAATTTTCCCGATTCTCCCAAATGCAGTCATTGCCGAATTAGAAAAGAAGTATGCTTTTCATTTGTGGGAAAAGGTTGATGAGAAGCATTCTGCCATTCGCCTTGTTACTTCTTGGGCAACACAAGAAGATCAGGTAGAAGCGTTTATTGAGGATTTTAAAAAGGCTGTTAACAGGTGA
- a CDS encoding NAD(P)-dependent alcohol dehydrogenase, giving the protein MKAVVSDQYGPPDVLQLQEVKKPVPKDNQVLVKIHAVSLNFGNLVLLKGEPFLARFAFGLTKPKYRIPGGDISGRVEAVGKNVTQFQPGDEVFGDLSGCGWGGFAEYVAVPEDALVLKPANLSCEEAAAVPMAGVTALQGLRDKGKIQSGQKVLINGASGGVGTFAVQIAKSFGAEVTGVCSTRNIDILQSIGADDVIDYTKEDVTKKTKTFDLIVGVNGHHSISDYKRLLNPNGTFVHIGGSGSQMFQAMALGPWISLTEKKKVGTFLQRANQKDLLILMKELIEDGKVKPVIDRCYKLDEVKEAFSYFAEGHAQGKVVLSV; this is encoded by the coding sequence ATGAAAGCTGTCGTTTCTGACCAATACGGTCCACCCGATGTACTTCAATTGCAAGAGGTGAAAAAACCAGTTCCCAAAGACAATCAAGTACTTGTAAAAATTCATGCAGTGTCACTGAATTTTGGTAATCTTGTTCTATTAAAAGGAGAACCGTTCTTAGCCCGCTTTGCTTTCGGACTTACCAAACCAAAATACCGTATACCCGGAGGTGACATCTCAGGTCGTGTGGAAGCAGTCGGCAAGAATGTTACACAATTTCAACCAGGAGATGAAGTGTTCGGTGACCTATCCGGGTGTGGTTGGGGTGGTTTTGCAGAATATGTAGCAGTTCCTGAAGACGCATTAGTATTAAAACCTGCTAATCTATCATGTGAGGAGGCTGCCGCTGTACCAATGGCAGGGGTCACTGCTCTACAGGGCCTGCGTGATAAAGGCAAAATTCAATCTGGCCAAAAGGTGTTGATCAATGGCGCATCTGGTGGTGTGGGAACTTTTGCTGTTCAGATCGCCAAGTCTTTCGGGGCTGAAGTAACGGGTGTGTGTAGTACTAGAAACATAGACATTTTACAATCCATTGGAGCCGATGATGTCATTGACTATACTAAAGAAGATGTTACGAAAAAGACGAAGACGTTTGACCTGATTGTTGGTGTTAACGGACATCACTCCATTTCAGATTACAAACGGCTGTTAAATCCTAATGGAACTTTTGTTCACATTGGTGGTTCTGGCTCTCAAATGTTCCAAGCGATGGCCTTAGGTCCTTGGATTTCTCTGACTGAAAAAAAGAAAGTGGGTACCTTTTTACAAAGAGCGAACCAAAAGGACCTCCTGATTCTTATGAAAGAACTAATTGAGGACGGCAAAGTAAAGCCAGTGATTGATCGATGTTATAAATTAGATGAAGTGAAAGAAGCTTTCAGCTATTTTGCAGAAGGACATGCGCAAGGGAAAGTGGTCCTTTCTGTATAA
- a CDS encoding DUF3949 domain-containing protein, producing the protein MGLYTTLGIIGTYLLLSFILLPIQYKYIKHLKEENKKRKELGLSQGEYYDKMSFENQELHYNAQGNILFIGANLLATLLYKWKHKKLNY; encoded by the coding sequence ATGGGTCTATATACGACTTTGGGAATTATTGGTACATACCTCTTGTTATCATTTATTCTTTTACCAATTCAGTATAAATACATTAAACATCTAAAAGAAGAGAATAAAAAACGAAAAGAACTTGGACTCAGCCAAGGGGAATATTATGATAAAATGAGTTTCGAAAATCAAGAGCTGCATTATAATGCACAAGGAAATATCCTGTTTATCGGCGCTAACCTATTGGCTACTCTTTTGTATAAATGGAAACATAAAAAGCTGAATTACTAA